One genomic window of Candidatus Kuenenia stuttgartiensis includes the following:
- a CDS encoding tetratricopeptide repeat protein, giving the protein MKKTNCHFEFLSWLKPIFSSAFFFACCFVLVNAGCGKKESPLTEIIEIERIEPVAVTPVPYAVTMDTRPPLDINAIAGVQAPETTEKSIPPEKQQAEQPIQGKPLTANDYYNKGCELFQQGWINESTEAFSLAVSLDPTMKEAFRMLALSYTKSGKANEAIANFKKVIELDPRDAKALLELGTLYYKNRMADDAIATFEKYVSLDQGNANVYYNMGCIYGEKNRFDKAVKAYLMALTINPNHVPTYYNIGVAYNMMERFDEAIEAFKKVLNLDPENHDALYNLGFAYNKSGLYGESLEICKRLTELNPANTNVRLLMGDSYNKLGKHEEAKREFDIYKELVFKK; this is encoded by the coding sequence ATGAAAAAAACAAATTGCCATTTTGAATTTCTTTCGTGGTTAAAACCAATCTTCAGTTCTGCGTTTTTTTTTGCCTGTTGTTTTGTCTTGGTCAATGCGGGCTGCGGGAAAAAAGAAAGCCCTTTAACGGAAATAATTGAAATAGAACGAATAGAACCAGTTGCAGTAACGCCAGTTCCTTACGCGGTTACAATGGACACAAGGCCTCCTTTGGACATAAATGCCATTGCAGGCGTTCAAGCGCCGGAAACAACAGAAAAATCAATTCCTCCAGAAAAGCAACAAGCCGAACAACCTATTCAGGGAAAACCACTCACGGCAAATGATTATTACAACAAAGGATGTGAACTCTTTCAGCAGGGGTGGATAAACGAATCGACAGAAGCATTTAGTCTGGCGGTCAGTTTAGATCCGACGATGAAAGAAGCATTCAGGATGCTTGCTTTATCATATACTAAATCGGGCAAAGCAAACGAAGCGATTGCAAACTTCAAAAAAGTGATAGAATTAGATCCTCGCGACGCAAAAGCACTCCTTGAACTTGGAACTCTTTACTACAAGAACCGCATGGCCGATGACGCCATTGCTACCTTTGAAAAATATGTCTCGCTTGATCAAGGCAATGCCAATGTTTACTATAATATGGGATGTATTTATGGAGAAAAAAACAGGTTTGACAAAGCAGTAAAAGCATACCTTATGGCATTAACCATTAATCCGAATCATGTCCCAACGTATTACAATATCGGCGTAGCATATAATATGATGGAGAGATTTGATGAAGCCATTGAAGCGTTTAAAAAAGTTTTAAACCTTGACCCTGAAAATCATGATGCGCTGTACAATCTTGGATTTGCATATAATAAAAGTGGATTATACGGTGAATCTTTAGAAATTTGCAAAAGACTGACGGAATTAAACCCTGCAAACACCAATGTGCGCTTGTTGATGGGAGATTCATATAATAAACTCGGCAAACACGAAGAGGCGAAAAGAGAATTTGATATTTACAAAGAACTTGTATTTAAGAAATGA
- a CDS encoding class I SAM-dependent methyltransferase: MCEKRTKLLSLIAILGIVFFCREMHAQYTIQLERPGKLFSPAKIPLLENPERDVWQKPELLLDALEIKKGSVVADIGAGSGYLVMRLLKRTGPTGTVYAVDIQQEMLDYIKNRLNAEDEKTVRLVLGGMDDPLLPANSIDTAILLSIYHEIAHPVDFMKKVKASLKPEGRLAIIEFSKESPIGPPINIRLPEELVINELKQAGFTLQKKYDLLLPYQYFLVFSPEAL, encoded by the coding sequence ATGTGTGAAAAAAGAACCAAACTACTCTCTCTCATTGCTATTTTGGGAATAGTGTTTTTTTGCCGTGAAATGCACGCCCAATATACCATACAACTTGAGCGTCCCGGCAAACTGTTCAGTCCTGCAAAAATCCCGCTGCTTGAGAATCCGGAACGTGATGTCTGGCAAAAACCGGAATTACTGCTGGATGCGCTGGAAATCAAAAAAGGGAGCGTTGTTGCTGACATTGGAGCCGGTTCCGGATACCTTGTTATGAGACTCTTAAAACGTACCGGACCAACCGGGACTGTTTATGCCGTCGATATACAACAAGAAATGCTTGATTACATTAAAAACAGATTAAATGCGGAAGATGAAAAAACAGTTCGTCTCGTGCTGGGCGGCATGGACGACCCCTTATTGCCTGCAAATAGTATTGACACGGCAATCTTGCTAAGCATATACCATGAAATAGCGCATCCTGTCGATTTCATGAAGAAAGTGAAAGCATCACTGAAACCCGAAGGCCGGCTAGCAATTATAGAATTTAGCAAAGAGAGTCCCATTGGCCCACCGATCAATATCCGCTTGCCGGAAGAATTGGTTATCAACGAATTAAAACAGGCGGGGTTTACATTACAAAAGAAATATGACCTACTCCTTCCTTACCAGTATTTTCTGGTGTTTAGCCCAGAGGCATTATAG
- the mdh gene encoding malate dehydrogenase, which yields MARKKITIIGAGNVGATLSQRLAEKELGDLVLLDIVQDMPQGKALDILEAGPVYGYNTKITGANGYEETKDSDIVVITSGVSRKPGMSRDDLLQINTGIVKGVTENIAKTSPNAILIIVSNPLDAMTYVAYKISKFPRRRIIGMAGILDAARFSAFISMELGVSVENIHAFVLGGHGDTMVPSTRYTTIAGVPVEELIPQERLNEIVERTRNGGAEIVNLLKTGSAFYAPSAAVVEMVEAVLKDKRKIAPCTALCEGEYGINNLFVGVPVILGSNGVEDIFEIKLNEKESVALQKSANEVKQLCNKVDALLGL from the coding sequence ATGGCCAGAAAAAAAATAACCATTATTGGCGCAGGGAATGTCGGAGCCACATTGTCACAACGCCTTGCAGAAAAGGAACTCGGAGACTTGGTACTTTTAGACATAGTGCAGGATATGCCGCAAGGAAAGGCCTTGGACATCCTGGAGGCAGGTCCTGTTTATGGATATAATACGAAAATCACCGGTGCGAACGGGTATGAAGAAACAAAGGATTCGGATATAGTAGTTATCACCTCTGGTGTGTCGAGAAAACCAGGAATGAGCAGGGATGACCTGCTACAAATAAATACGGGTATCGTAAAAGGAGTTACTGAAAACATAGCAAAGACCTCGCCGAATGCCATTCTTATCATAGTGTCTAACCCACTGGATGCCATGACATATGTGGCTTACAAAATCAGCAAATTTCCCAGGCGTCGCATTATCGGAATGGCAGGCATTCTTGATGCTGCGCGTTTTAGCGCTTTTATTTCAATGGAGCTTGGTGTGTCCGTTGAAAATATCCATGCATTTGTCCTTGGAGGGCATGGGGATACTATGGTGCCCTCCACCCGGTATACCACTATTGCCGGCGTTCCTGTTGAAGAATTAATTCCACAGGAACGATTGAATGAAATTGTTGAGCGAACGAGAAATGGCGGCGCGGAAATTGTTAATTTGCTGAAAACCGGTAGCGCGTTTTACGCCCCTTCGGCAGCCGTTGTGGAAATGGTTGAGGCTGTTTTAAAAGACAAACGAAAGATAGCGCCATGCACCGCTTTGTGTGAAGGAGAATATGGAATAAATAATCTTTTTGTTGGTGTGCCGGTAATACTTGGATCCAATGGGGTTGAAGATATTTTTGAAATCAAGCTCAACGAAAAAGAGTCCGTTGCTTTACAAAAATCTGCTAATGAAGTAAAACAGCTATGCAATAAGGTTGACGCATTATTGGGACTTTAA
- a CDS encoding GGDEF domain-containing protein — MPKIIIAASSSLLVVFLGIIDYASGSEISFSIFYLLPVLMATWFAKRRYGVVISVFSAITWYLADINSGHAYSHYIIPVWNSIMRLGFFLIVTSSIDKVRNLLNKEKSMARNDFLTGVANRRFFYEIATKEIERIARFIHPLSLAYIDIDNFKQVNDTLGHSAGDKLLQVVAGTIKENIRSIDTVSRLGGDEFALLMPETNAQSAITALNKLRHALLDMVHENNWPVTFSIGLVTCSESCKLNELIKEADNLMYTIKASGKNRIENKVHSFNKTSA; from the coding sequence ATGCCTAAAATAATAATCGCAGCAAGCAGCTCTTTATTGGTTGTTTTTCTTGGCATTATAGACTATGCCTCAGGTTCCGAGATATCGTTTTCAATTTTTTATCTGTTGCCTGTGCTAATGGCAACGTGGTTCGCCAAGCGAAGATATGGAGTCGTAATCTCTGTTTTCAGTGCAATAACATGGTATCTGGCAGACATCAATTCTGGTCATGCATATTCGCATTATATAATTCCTGTCTGGAACTCGATTATGCGGTTAGGGTTCTTCTTAATTGTTACCTCCTCCATTGACAAAGTCAGAAATCTGTTAAATAAGGAAAAATCTATGGCGCGAAACGATTTTTTAACGGGAGTGGCTAATAGGCGTTTTTTTTATGAAATAGCTACAAAAGAAATAGAACGAATTGCAAGATTTATTCACCCATTGTCACTTGCTTATATTGATATCGATAATTTTAAGCAGGTAAATGATACCCTTGGTCACAGTGCCGGTGATAAACTCTTGCAAGTAGTTGCTGGCACAATAAAAGAAAACATTCGATCAATTGATACAGTATCGAGACTCGGAGGTGATGAATTTGCACTTCTAATGCCAGAAACAAATGCTCAAAGTGCTATTACAGCTTTAAATAAATTACGACATGCTCTTTTAGATATGGTGCATGAAAATAATTGGCCGGTGACTTTTAGCATAGGCCTTGTCACATGCTCCGAATCTTGCAAATTGAATGAATTAATAAAAGAAGCTGATAATCTCATGTACACAATAAAAGCGAGCGGAAAAAACAGAATTGAAAATAAAGTCCACTCATTTAATAAAACAAGTGCATAA
- a CDS encoding ChaN family lipoprotein, with protein MLKITKVSVVRCEVYDKEKISIALAQTFDFFGGLGNVINKGAKVLLKPNFLKESNYGDCTVTHPLVIEGIAEKLLEFGATPIIGDSPAFGAVSKIVRRLKLDTFAEKHGIDIVELDNARRVKAQCGTKTFNLTVSGKALDVDAIINIPKLKAHVQLLFTAAVKNMYGCVSGKRKVWRHFRSNNDIRWYTEMLLANYHRVKPSFTIVDAVMAMEERGPSGGVPRNVSLLIGGKDCIAIDRVIGVSPSQSPILQTAKLHNIGEQDLNRIEIHGESLSAAKVNNFRLPKLTPIGFGFFRVVKSLLKHLLMKNFGKTACILFFCILTLTLNAFSEEEKVTRLKHFPQKVEVEDIVHVPTGIIMNFTDVLKFFDSAGIIYVGEIHAVDATHRAQLKVLQACYEKYGENLAIGMEMFTRQYQPFLDQWVAGEIDEKKFLEYTDWDKQWGFDYYLYKDILDFAREKKISVRALNAPKEVVKMVSEKGLESLTEEEKAQLPEIDTTGFFHRIYLQEVIGGHMHGKENLEKYNNVQCLWEEYMAQSIVDYLSSWEGKGKKMLVFVGNGHIIYDFGIPARVFRRTLLPYYTIYPTVFNGGMPGGDHHMFISSIPLEPADFIWVVATTTSQTKRIYLGVHIQNRDDKKLIIQKLSEGSPAEKAGLMAGDVILAVDGKAMNTVAELVHYLQTKQFGDSCTVNIDRDGTKITYAVTLFEMK; from the coding sequence ATGTTAAAGATAACAAAGGTTTCAGTTGTTCGATGCGAGGTCTATGACAAGGAAAAGATTTCTATTGCTCTTGCGCAAACGTTTGACTTTTTTGGCGGCCTTGGCAATGTAATAAATAAAGGGGCAAAAGTGCTCCTGAAACCGAACTTTTTGAAAGAAAGTAACTATGGCGATTGTACGGTCACCCACCCGCTTGTTATCGAGGGAATAGCGGAAAAACTATTAGAATTTGGAGCAACGCCAATAATTGGAGACAGTCCTGCTTTTGGGGCAGTGTCAAAGATTGTCAGACGTCTGAAGCTTGATACATTTGCGGAAAAACATGGAATCGACATTGTCGAGCTTGATAACGCACGCAGGGTAAAAGCGCAATGCGGGACAAAGACCTTTAACTTAACGGTTTCCGGAAAGGCGTTAGATGTTGATGCTATTATAAATATTCCAAAACTTAAGGCGCATGTACAATTGTTATTTACCGCCGCAGTTAAAAATATGTATGGTTGTGTCAGTGGCAAAAGAAAGGTATGGAGGCATTTCCGGTCAAATAACGACATCAGATGGTATACGGAAATGTTATTGGCAAACTATCATAGGGTAAAACCATCATTTACTATTGTGGACGCTGTTATGGCTATGGAAGAGCGGGGACCTTCGGGCGGGGTTCCCAGAAATGTGTCACTGTTAATTGGTGGAAAGGATTGCATTGCCATTGACCGCGTTATTGGAGTATCTCCCTCACAGTCGCCTATTTTACAAACAGCAAAATTGCATAACATAGGAGAGCAAGATTTGAACAGAATAGAAATTCATGGTGAATCATTGTCTGCCGCAAAGGTGAACAATTTCAGGCTTCCGAAATTAACACCAATAGGGTTCGGTTTTTTTAGAGTAGTAAAAAGTCTTTTAAAACACTTGTTGATGAAAAATTTCGGGAAAACAGCGTGTATCCTTTTTTTTTGTATCTTAACGTTAACTCTAAATGCTTTTTCTGAGGAAGAAAAGGTGACGAGATTAAAACATTTTCCGCAAAAAGTGGAGGTTGAGGATATTGTTCACGTGCCGACAGGGATAATAATGAATTTTACTGATGTATTAAAATTCTTTGATTCCGCCGGCATCATCTACGTGGGGGAAATACATGCCGTCGATGCTACTCATAGGGCGCAGTTAAAGGTATTGCAGGCGTGTTATGAAAAATACGGAGAAAATCTTGCTATAGGCATGGAAATGTTTACAAGACAGTATCAACCTTTTTTGGACCAATGGGTTGCCGGAGAGATTGACGAGAAGAAATTTCTGGAATATACAGACTGGGATAAACAATGGGGATTTGACTATTACTTGTATAAAGATATATTGGACTTCGCAAGGGAAAAAAAGATCAGCGTACGTGCGTTAAATGCGCCAAAAGAAGTGGTTAAAATGGTGAGCGAAAAGGGGCTTGAATCTTTAACGGAGGAAGAAAAAGCACAACTCCCAGAAATAGATACAACAGGTTTTTTCCACCGTATTTATTTGCAGGAAGTTATCGGCGGCCATATGCACGGGAAGGAAAATCTGGAAAAATATAATAATGTGCAGTGCCTTTGGGAAGAGTATATGGCGCAATCAATTGTGGACTATTTATCCTCATGGGAAGGTAAGGGTAAAAAAATGTTGGTTTTTGTGGGGAACGGCCACATAATCTACGATTTTGGCATACCGGCCAGGGTGTTCAGGCGCACTTTATTGCCGTATTATACTATCTACCCTACCGTGTTTAACGGCGGGATGCCGGGCGGGGACCATCACATGTTTATCTCTTCAATCCCCCTGGAGCCGGCGGATTTTATCTGGGTTGTAGCAACTACAACATCACAAACAAAGAGAATATATCTTGGCGTACATATACAAAACAGGGATGATAAGAAATTAATTATACAAAAATTAAGTGAAGGCAGTCCTGCGGAGAAGGCAGGACTTATGGCAGGCGATGTTATCTTGGCGGTTGACGGCAAGGCGATGAATACTGTCGCTGAATTGGTACACTACCTTCAAACAAAGCAGTTTGGGGATTCGTGTACCGTTAACATAGACCGCGACGGCACTAAAATTACGTATGCAGTTACATTGTTTGAAATGAAATAA
- the alr gene encoding alanine racemase — protein sequence MHRPTWAEIDLSALRHNLQEIRRRIGANIKILGVVKANAYGHGDYEIGALLVKNGVEMLGIAILEEGVHLREKGITSPLLLFGGFFEEQIDAIIHYNLTPTVYDLTLAEKLAHHAHSAGKTVNVHVYIDTGMGGTGVRHDVAFECIKHLTEMNGLVIEGIYTHCSSADDNDSTNTERQIRNFKDIIAKLDTAGIIIPLKHMANTGSILRYNDSYFTMARPGLSLYGLHVSDKESRNLSVKPVMSLKTRIIHIKTMEPGETLGYGGSYKITRTTRVATLPLGYDDGYNRLLSNQGRVIVRGNKVPVIGRICMDQCFIDVTTIKNVSVGDEVVIYGRQGKETISIESVAEQRKTIPYEITCNVSYRVPRIYIDENG from the coding sequence ATGCACAGGCCTACATGGGCGGAGATTGACCTTTCCGCCCTGAGACATAATCTGCAGGAAATAAGAAGACGCATCGGGGCAAACATAAAAATCCTTGGCGTTGTAAAGGCAAATGCATACGGTCACGGTGATTACGAAATTGGTGCGCTATTGGTAAAAAATGGCGTTGAAATGCTCGGCATCGCCATTCTCGAAGAAGGCGTCCACCTTAGGGAAAAAGGAATCACTTCTCCGTTACTCCTCTTTGGCGGTTTCTTTGAAGAACAAATTGATGCGATTATTCACTACAACCTCACGCCAACCGTTTACGATCTGACACTTGCCGAAAAACTTGCACATCATGCACATTCTGCCGGAAAAACCGTTAATGTCCACGTTTATATCGATACGGGAATGGGCGGCACGGGAGTGAGACATGACGTCGCTTTTGAATGTATAAAACATCTGACCGAAATGAACGGCCTCGTTATCGAAGGGATTTACACACACTGTTCTTCTGCGGACGATAATGATTCCACTAACACGGAACGGCAAATAAGAAATTTCAAGGACATTATTGCGAAACTTGATACGGCTGGTATAATAATTCCGCTGAAGCATATGGCAAATACCGGATCAATACTGCGTTACAATGACTCGTATTTTACCATGGCAAGGCCTGGCCTTTCACTCTACGGTTTACACGTATCAGATAAAGAATCGCGCAACCTGTCTGTTAAACCTGTTATGAGTTTAAAAACAAGGATTATACATATCAAAACAATGGAACCGGGAGAGACTTTGGGCTATGGCGGATCATATAAAATCACCCGGACTACCCGTGTAGCGACGCTGCCTTTAGGTTACGATGATGGATACAACCGGTTATTATCAAATCAGGGAAGGGTCATTGTGCGGGGAAATAAGGTTCCTGTTATCGGAAGAATTTGTATGGATCAATGTTTTATTGACGTAACCACGATAAAAAACGTATCGGTGGGAGACGAAGTCGTGATCTATGGCAGACAGGGAAAAGAAACTATTTCAATAGAATCTGTTGCAGAGCAGCGAAAAACCATTCCCTATGAAATAACCTGTAATGTGAGTTACCGGGTACCAAGGATATATATTGACGAGAATGGTTAG
- the bioF gene encoding 8-amino-7-oxononanoate synthase has protein sequence MTMEFISGILDELKDRSLLRDYITIESAQEPTVQINEKPYLSFCSNNYLGLANHPIVKQAAIEAIRQYGCGTGASRLVSGTMSLHTELEKNIAQLKKTEAALLFPTGYMANLGAICTLVSKEDIVIGDKLNHASIIDGCLYSGATFRVYPHKDINKLESLLQRSSSYRRKLVVTDSVFSMDGDTAPLVEIASVAKKYDALLMVDDAHATGVFGENGRGLIEHYGLEGQVEIIMGSLSKAVGSVGGFIAGSQQLIDFLKNKARHFIYTTALPPAVCAASLAGLGLIRKDLSLMNNLWENIRYLNARLSHFTPAITSESPIFPFVAGSAKDALSLSLKLFKNGILIPAIRPPTVPEGTCRLRVSLMANHEKHHLDRLIEVLCNIGFLNEHSPR, from the coding sequence ATGACTATGGAATTTATTTCCGGCATATTAGATGAATTAAAAGACCGCTCCCTACTGCGTGATTACATAACGATTGAAAGCGCTCAGGAGCCAACTGTACAGATAAATGAAAAACCCTATCTCTCTTTCTGCTCAAATAATTATCTGGGACTTGCCAACCATCCCATAGTAAAGCAGGCAGCCATAGAGGCTATACGCCAGTATGGCTGTGGAACCGGCGCATCACGGCTGGTATCCGGCACTATGTCCCTGCACACAGAACTGGAAAAGAACATTGCCCAACTCAAAAAAACAGAGGCCGCATTGCTTTTCCCCACGGGCTATATGGCGAATCTTGGTGCAATATGTACACTTGTCTCGAAAGAAGACATCGTTATCGGCGATAAGCTGAACCATGCAAGTATTATTGACGGATGCCTATATTCCGGCGCAACGTTCCGTGTTTATCCACACAAAGATATAAATAAACTGGAGTCATTGCTGCAGAGGTCTTCATCATACCGCAGAAAACTGGTAGTAACAGACAGTGTATTCAGTATGGATGGCGATACTGCCCCCTTAGTGGAAATCGCCAGCGTCGCAAAAAAGTACGACGCGCTGCTCATGGTGGATGACGCCCATGCTACCGGGGTATTCGGGGAAAACGGCAGAGGATTGATTGAACATTACGGACTGGAAGGACAGGTGGAAATCATCATGGGATCATTAAGCAAGGCTGTTGGCAGTGTTGGCGGATTTATTGCCGGCAGTCAGCAGCTCATTGATTTCTTAAAAAACAAGGCACGGCATTTTATTTATACCACCGCCCTGCCACCGGCCGTATGCGCAGCGTCACTGGCCGGACTGGGCCTAATCCGGAAAGATTTATCCCTAATGAATAACTTGTGGGAAAATATCCGTTATCTCAACGCCCGTTTGTCTCATTTTACCCCTGCCATTACCAGCGAAAGCCCTATCTTCCCCTTTGTTGCCGGGTCAGCCAAAGACGCACTGTCTCTTTCACTGAAACTATTTAAAAACGGCATACTAATTCCCGCAATCAGGCCTCCAACCGTTCCCGAGGGAACCTGCCGTTTGCGTGTCTCCCTTATGGCAAATCACGAGAAACACCATCTTGACAGATTAATTGAAGTATTGTGTAACATTGGATTTTTGAATGAACATTCGCCACGATAA
- the bioB gene encoding biotin synthase BioB has product MHNRIETIAQQSLQNNEISHEDAIYLSQAGNDEVYDLFYWANRIRLKYFGQTVKACSIVSAKQGTCTEDCAFCSQSSYYPTAIEKYNLIEENKIVDAALYAENTGAHSLGIVTSGYSIDNENELDRVCRAISTISRDAHIHPHGSFGVLTREMADALAKSGLKRINHNLETSERFFRNICTTHTYADRLNTIYASKQAGLEICCGAIFGIGEETEDRIHLAFTLKKLDVDSVPLNFLHPIPGTPMGNRSVLTPMEILKIISLFRFILPDKEIKIAGGREKNLRSLQSWMFYAGANSTMIGNYLTTKGKPGEEDLQMIKDLGLELERTSNDEMI; this is encoded by the coding sequence ATGCATAACCGGATAGAAACAATCGCCCAACAATCGTTACAGAACAATGAGATCAGCCATGAAGACGCCATTTATCTATCGCAGGCAGGAAACGACGAAGTGTATGATCTTTTTTATTGGGCAAACAGAATTCGCCTGAAATATTTCGGGCAAACAGTAAAGGCATGCTCTATTGTAAGTGCCAAACAGGGAACGTGTACAGAAGACTGTGCCTTTTGTTCCCAGTCTTCATATTATCCCACGGCAATTGAAAAATATAATCTCATTGAAGAAAATAAGATAGTCGATGCCGCATTGTACGCGGAAAATACCGGTGCCCACTCGCTTGGCATCGTTACCAGCGGATATAGTATTGACAATGAAAATGAATTGGACCGTGTGTGCCGCGCAATAAGTACCATCTCCCGCGATGCACACATACATCCACACGGCTCGTTCGGCGTATTAACAAGAGAAATGGCGGATGCTCTGGCAAAGAGCGGTTTAAAGAGAATAAATCACAATTTGGAAACCTCCGAACGATTTTTCCGCAACATTTGCACTACCCATACCTACGCTGACCGTTTAAACACAATATACGCATCAAAACAAGCCGGACTCGAAATTTGCTGTGGTGCAATATTTGGCATTGGCGAAGAAACGGAGGATCGTATTCATCTTGCATTTACTTTGAAAAAATTAGACGTCGATTCCGTGCCACTCAATTTTCTACATCCCATCCCAGGCACCCCTATGGGAAACCGCTCAGTTCTGACTCCTATGGAAATATTAAAAATTATCTCTCTCTTCCGGTTTATTTTGCCTGATAAAGAAATCAAAATCGCCGGCGGCAGGGAAAAGAATCTGAGAAGCCTGCAATCATGGATGTTTTACGCCGGGGCAAACAGCACAATGATTGGAAATTATTTAACGACAAAAGGGAAACCAGGAGAGGAAGACCTGCAAATGATAAAAGACCTGGGGTTAGAATTAGAAAGAACTTCTAATGACGAAATGATTTGA
- a CDS encoding sigma-70 family RNA polymerase sigma factor codes for MKGNDTRKEFEELTMPHVDSLYNMAVRMSMNKEDAEDLVQETYLKAYRFFNTFQKGTNVKAWLFKILRNTFINKYRKTISSPGEVFYEDIELVSSYVSNNNEPDTKESIDTLKSKVESLDDILGDDIKNAIDSLPIEYREAIIYSDIEELTYKDIAEIINVPIGTVKSRINRARSLLRKNLWNYAKERGFVKREK; via the coding sequence ATGAAGGGAAACGACACAAGAAAAGAATTCGAAGAACTCACAATGCCGCACGTAGATTCCCTTTATAATATGGCAGTGCGTATGTCAATGAACAAAGAAGATGCGGAAGATCTTGTTCAGGAAACATACTTGAAGGCATATCGGTTTTTTAACACATTCCAAAAGGGGACAAATGTTAAAGCATGGCTTTTTAAAATCCTAAGGAATACATTTATAAATAAATACAGAAAGACTATCAGTTCCCCAGGTGAAGTGTTTTACGAAGATATTGAATTAGTAAGCTCTTATGTATCAAACAATAATGAACCAGACACAAAGGAATCAATTGATACATTGAAAAGCAAGGTAGAGAGCCTTGATGATATACTGGGAGATGATATAAAGAACGCAATAGATAGTTTGCCCATCGAATATCGCGAGGCAATAATATATTCTGATATTGAAGAATTAACGTATAAAGATATCGCAGAAATTATAAATGTTCCCATCGGAACAGTAAAATCAAGGATTAATCGCGCAAGAAGTTTGCTGAGAAAAAATTTGTGGAACTATGCGAAAGAAAGAGGCTTTGTTAAGAGGGAGAAATGA
- the rsrA gene encoding mycothiol system anti-sigma-R factor gives MMSCIDVNKYLYEFMDGELETGLYPKLQKHLEQCILCNQRYEFEKQTRLLIKAHCKNVTAPRHLRSRIIANLDSIDHESVSRTAPSHERKRLKILFSPHTLAIAASLLLMIAGGIFYLANNRQAGSVSIVDDAVTNHVKVLNENLVFNERTSVVGNASRYLSQNINTQIRKSLNPLNIEQVRIVNDMPVNHYGTSSPCIVFNHEGNKLSLQIIRNMHFPIAKLERISFGPRDFYITNRRGFNTVIWIENDTTYFLTSDIHTNEMLRFAATLASH, from the coding sequence ATGATGTCTTGTATCGATGTTAATAAATATCTCTATGAATTTATGGACGGTGAGTTGGAGACCGGTCTTTATCCCAAACTGCAAAAGCATTTAGAACAATGCATTCTTTGTAATCAACGATATGAATTTGAAAAACAAACCCGTTTATTAATAAAAGCTCATTGTAAAAACGTAACCGCCCCGCGCCATTTACGCAGCAGAATCATAGCAAATCTTGACTCCATTGACCATGAATCGGTTTCTCGCACAGCCCCCTCCCACGAACGAAAACGATTAAAAATACTATTTTCACCCCATACTCTTGCGATAGCGGCTTCTCTATTATTAATGATTGCAGGCGGAATATTTTATCTGGCGAACAATCGACAGGCAGGCTCGGTTTCTATTGTCGATGACGCAGTTACCAATCATGTTAAAGTGCTGAATGAGAATTTAGTCTTTAATGAAAGAACATCTGTTGTTGGGAACGCCAGCAGATATTTAAGCCAAAACATTAATACCCAGATACGCAAGTCATTAAATCCGTTGAATATAGAGCAGGTACGCATTGTAAATGACATGCCTGTAAATCATTATGGCACAAGCAGTCCGTGTATTGTATTTAACCACGAGGGGAATAAACTATCACTTCAAATTATCCGCAACATGCATTTCCCAATAGCAAAACTGGAACGTATTAGTTTTGGTCCCAGAGACTTTTACATCACTAACCGGCGTGGATTTAATACAGTTATTTGGATTGAAAATGACACTACCTATTTCCTTACATCAGACATTCATACCAATGAAATGCTAAGATTTGCCGCAACTCTTGCTTCGCATTAA